From a region of the Maridesulfovibrio ferrireducens genome:
- a CDS encoding methyl-accepting chemotaxis protein — protein sequence MFRSISSRISYMVAVVVVISTVIMLFFIDSTLEKDMLNAQGRTARNTIRMGLLYLQEGKQAIEVYRDNVYRERKQAVKDAMSVFIAQLDSFYSLYKSGVLTEAQAKEAAYNLARTTRYFNNDYFFIYSENLVSLAHPDNSIEGRNLSKSQDQKGYSFGPDMISKGTTEGGGFLDLWWTRLGSEEPVPKILYVQPFSKWNWIIGTGTYVDDIESSVAVQKVELIKDLQKGFSQIRLAETGRLFVFDNDKKVLVPPVGAGPNFADTVNLNTGKSLLHDLKDIGKQGMWKLNYKVLRGDGTEIEKQSFVRYFAPLGWYVASTVPLREIHAPVNNLIMKQAGISFAILLFTIVFIYYVVRKICMPIQSVSKVAFLVSRGDLKEAKTVFYKNNDQDYLKKIINSENLEGGDKKFDEVDHLVKSFHTMLITLNSLVSQVQRSGEMVTGSALKLGSAIGQLEVAVENQAAATQELGSTSREISATSQELAHTMNESTEVAVSTGNLADQGLLDLDVMSQSMETMRDASGGIFSKLSVINSKAANISSVVTSISKISEQINLLSLNAAIEAEKAGEFGQGFSVVAREIRKLADQTAMSTLDIEKIVAEMLSAVSSGVMEMDKFRQQVETGVSNVEVLGRGITGVVDQVRSLTPQFAFVNEGMQNQSEGAEQISSAMLQLSETSIQTKDALEEFVSITEQLSNSVDTLEEGVAVFRVEKES from the coding sequence ATGTTCCGGTCCATTAGCTCAAGAATTTCATATATGGTTGCCGTTGTAGTGGTTATCTCAACAGTTATCATGCTGTTTTTTATCGACAGCACTCTTGAAAAAGACATGCTAAATGCACAGGGGCGTACCGCACGAAATACAATTCGTATGGGCTTATTGTATCTTCAAGAAGGAAAGCAGGCGATTGAAGTTTATCGGGATAATGTCTACCGGGAGCGCAAGCAGGCTGTTAAAGACGCAATGAGTGTTTTTATTGCACAACTTGATTCATTTTATTCTCTCTACAAATCCGGAGTGTTGACCGAAGCTCAAGCTAAAGAGGCTGCTTATAATCTAGCAAGAACTACTAGGTATTTTAATAATGATTATTTTTTTATCTATTCAGAGAATCTTGTTTCTTTGGCTCATCCGGATAATTCAATTGAAGGGCGAAATTTATCTAAAAGCCAAGATCAGAAAGGGTATTCGTTTGGTCCTGATATGATTTCAAAAGGAACAACTGAAGGGGGCGGGTTTCTGGATTTGTGGTGGACCAGATTGGGCTCTGAGGAGCCGGTTCCTAAAATTTTGTACGTCCAGCCGTTCTCAAAGTGGAATTGGATAATTGGTACAGGCACATATGTAGATGACATTGAGAGCTCTGTTGCAGTTCAAAAAGTAGAACTCATTAAGGATTTGCAGAAAGGATTTTCGCAAATACGTTTAGCTGAGACTGGACGATTGTTTGTTTTTGATAATGATAAGAAAGTATTAGTCCCACCTGTAGGTGCAGGTCCTAATTTTGCGGATACAGTCAATCTGAACACTGGAAAAAGTTTATTGCATGATCTTAAAGATATTGGAAAACAAGGGATGTGGAAGTTAAATTATAAAGTTTTGCGCGGAGATGGAACAGAAATTGAGAAGCAGTCTTTTGTTCGTTATTTTGCTCCTCTTGGCTGGTATGTTGCTTCAACGGTTCCTTTAAGAGAAATTCATGCTCCGGTAAATAATTTGATTATGAAGCAGGCTGGTATAAGTTTTGCCATTCTTTTGTTCACAATTGTTTTTATTTATTATGTTGTCCGAAAAATTTGTATGCCTATACAGAGTGTTTCTAAAGTAGCTTTTCTTGTTTCGCGTGGAGATTTGAAGGAAGCTAAAACAGTATTTTATAAAAACAATGATCAAGATTATTTGAAGAAAATTATTAATTCTGAGAATCTTGAGGGCGGAGATAAAAAGTTTGATGAAGTTGACCATCTTGTAAAATCTTTTCATACAATGCTTATAACTCTTAATTCGCTTGTAAGTCAGGTTCAACGGTCAGGTGAAATGGTTACAGGATCGGCACTAAAGCTTGGTTCTGCAATTGGACAGCTTGAAGTTGCTGTTGAAAACCAGGCTGCGGCTACTCAGGAGCTTGGAAGTACCTCCCGTGAAATATCTGCAACGTCTCAGGAACTTGCCCACACAATGAATGAATCTACGGAAGTTGCGGTTTCCACAGGAAATCTGGCAGATCAGGGATTATTGGATCTCGATGTCATGAGTCAAAGTATGGAAACCATGCGCGATGCTTCCGGAGGAATTTTTTCTAAGCTCTCAGTAATTAATTCTAAGGCCGCGAATATCAGTTCTGTAGTTACTTCTATTTCTAAAATATCAGAACAGATAAATCTGCTTTCCCTTAATGCTGCAATTGAAGCCGAAAAAGCCGGCGAATTTGGTCAGGGTTTTTCAGTAGTTGCACGCGAAATTAGAAAGCTTGCAGATCAAACAGCCATGTCTACTCTTGATATTGAGAAGATTGTTGCTGAAATGCTTTCAGCTGTTTCATCCGGTGTTATGGAAATGGATAAATTCCGTCAGCAGGTTGAAACGGGGGTTAGTAATGTTGAAGTGCTTGGTCGCGGAATTACTGGAGTTGTGGATCAGGTCCGTTCACTTACTCCGCAGTTTGCTTTTGTTAATGAAGGAATGCAGAACCAAAGCGAAGGAGCTGAGCAAATTAGTAGTGCAATGCTTCAGTTAAGTGAAACATCGATTCAGACTAAGGATGCTCTTGAAGAGTTTGTAAGTATTACTGAGCAACTTTCAAATTCTGTTGACACTTTGGAAGAGGGCGTGGCTGTATTCCGGGTAGAAAAAGAGTCGTAA
- a CDS encoding DUF1385 domain-containing protein, translated as MSAAKTVGGQAVIEGVMMRAKDRLAIAVRRPDGEITVELRPWFSMTPEFMKKPFLRGFPIFIETMVNGVKALNYSATQALDEEDGELTNFHLILTMIIAMGSALGLFVVLPHFFSVLMKWWGVSGDVDTLSFHVWDGFFKMAMFLGYIVAISFVPDIKRVFQYHGAEHKSIWAYESGSELIPSKVKEFSRLHPRCGTAFLLFVLVVSILLFTILVPLLLAIWSPQTFVYKHLYIVGIKLLLMAPVSAIAYEMIKVSSKHENNLFCRAMCLPGLGMQLLTTSEPDLDQIEVALAALAKAVEEDGGVS; from the coding sequence ATGTCCGCAGCTAAGACTGTTGGTGGTCAGGCTGTTATTGAGGGCGTTATGATGCGGGCTAAGGACAGGCTTGCTATTGCGGTTCGTCGTCCTGACGGTGAGATTACCGTTGAATTACGTCCTTGGTTTTCTATGACTCCTGAGTTTATGAAGAAACCTTTTTTGCGCGGCTTCCCAATTTTTATTGAGACTATGGTCAACGGTGTCAAAGCTCTCAACTATTCCGCAACTCAGGCTCTTGATGAAGAAGACGGAGAACTTACTAATTTTCATCTGATACTTACCATGATTATAGCGATGGGTTCCGCGTTGGGGCTCTTCGTAGTTCTTCCACATTTTTTTTCAGTATTAATGAAGTGGTGGGGCGTTTCCGGTGATGTCGATACCCTCAGTTTTCATGTCTGGGATGGCTTTTTTAAGATGGCCATGTTTCTTGGATATATTGTAGCCATATCATTTGTTCCTGATATCAAGCGTGTTTTTCAGTACCACGGGGCTGAACACAAATCTATCTGGGCATATGAATCCGGTAGTGAATTGATACCAAGCAAGGTCAAAGAGTTCAGCAGACTGCATCCTCGTTGCGGGACTGCTTTTTTGTTGTTTGTCTTGGTTGTGAGTATTTTGCTGTTTACCATACTGGTTCCTTTGCTGCTCGCGATTTGGTCGCCTCAGACTTTTGTATATAAACATTTGTATATTGTCGGTATTAAGCTGCTTCTTATGGCTCCGGTCAGTGCTATTGCTTATGAAATGATTAAAGTATCAAGTAAGCATGAAAATAATTTGTTTTGCCGGGCCATGTGTCTTCCGGGACTGGGTATGCAGCTTTTAACTACGAGTGAACCTGATCTTGATCAGATTGAGGTTGCTTTAGCTGCTCTTGCAAAGGCCGTTGAAGAGGATGGAGGAGTAAGCTGA
- the prmC gene encoding peptide chain release factor N(5)-glutamine methyltransferase, which produces MKKNTLRELLSAANLKLTEAGIDSPALSAHLLAEKVFKLARLKIIMEMNNPVNDDLIPAFNDFVDRRAQGEPVAYILGEKEFYGMDFKVGAGVLIPRPETEEIIEHVLKRFKKDDAFLFADFGTGSGILAVTIAKLFPQARGIAMELSADALGIARDNAKKHSVDDRVLFIKADFTLPVFKNDIFDLVLANPPYLSDAELGEISHEVAGFEPVSALVGGELGDEMIKGCAPHIAAALKPAGCMYMEIGYLQGEAAYKIFDSCAAFSGQVEVLADISNHDRIVVALKN; this is translated from the coding sequence ATGAAAAAAAATACTCTTAGAGAACTTCTTTCCGCCGCAAATCTTAAGCTAACAGAGGCCGGAATAGATTCTCCGGCTTTATCAGCGCACTTGTTGGCCGAAAAAGTTTTTAAGTTAGCTCGATTGAAAATAATCATGGAAATGAACAACCCCGTAAATGATGATCTAATTCCAGCGTTCAATGATTTCGTTGACAGAAGGGCACAAGGCGAGCCTGTTGCCTATATTCTTGGTGAAAAAGAATTTTACGGGATGGATTTTAAAGTTGGAGCCGGAGTTTTAATACCGCGTCCTGAAACAGAAGAGATTATTGAGCATGTTTTAAAACGTTTTAAAAAAGATGACGCTTTTCTCTTTGCGGATTTCGGTACTGGTTCAGGAATTCTAGCTGTGACCATAGCTAAGCTTTTTCCCCAAGCAAGAGGGATTGCTATGGAGTTAAGTGCTGACGCCCTCGGTATTGCCCGTGATAATGCAAAGAAGCACTCTGTGGACGACCGGGTTTTATTTATTAAGGCGGACTTCACTCTGCCTGTTTTTAAAAATGATATTTTTGATCTGGTGCTTGCCAACCCGCCTTATTTAAGTGATGCCGAACTTGGTGAGATCAGTCATGAGGTTGCCGGGTTTGAACCAGTTTCCGCGCTGGTTGGTGGGGAGCTTGGTGATGAAATGATAAAGGGCTGTGCTCCGCATATTGCCGCCGCGTTAAAGCCGGCTGGATGTATGTATATGGAGATAGGTTACCTTCAGGGTGAGGCTGCATATAAAATTTTTGACTCCTGTGCTGCTTTTTCAGGGCAGGTTGAAGTGCTGGCTGATATTTCAAATCACGACCGGATTGTTGTAGCTCTAAAGAATTGA
- a CDS encoding YcaO-like family protein — translation MIKLKSCLKVYTTDQDKAVSPEETVSRVKKLLEKNCEGVLGCTRKIDTGRLGIPVFISECGPAARDIMPTRKQMGKGASVAQAEASALMELVERFSFFSFWRNSENFTLATYSEAEELWPGKVISIEKILQSVDEEMEPAKARVILDLVRWHFHPALNVLTGETEYVPLDWFKILNEFNGSSAGNTPEESVLQGGSELVERHVCAVIDRDRGEVPCIDPASCGDAVLAKLCKCFEDNGIKYIINDFSLGMPLPTVAVTAWDPSTFPGMSEIVFTAGTSSCPSKAAIRAFTEVAQLAGDFETGRVYEASGLPKFTDLEQAEWLARGCRVALDSLPSVKHADIYEELMQFAAGLNERGYTLYTVDTTHPDLGVSANYNFVPGFHFRERTPYASLGLFVGRILSEKVAIDLAGAGLDVISDIYEDDYFIPFFEGMLALRGGDTSRAADMFMLATEVQPANEEKALSAFYTAYAMSLEERWSEVLPYLDRAVELDAEAKEYFNLRGVAYFKAGEYSLAAEDFKSALAIDSGSASDLANLGLCHKFMGDTEEAIEYLRTALELEPGLEYAKTHLEQLLEVK, via the coding sequence ATGATTAAACTTAAATCTTGTCTTAAAGTTTATACGACTGATCAGGATAAAGCTGTTTCACCTGAAGAAACCGTTTCCCGCGTAAAGAAGTTGCTGGAAAAGAATTGTGAAGGGGTGCTCGGATGTACTCGTAAGATCGACACCGGACGACTCGGAATTCCCGTTTTTATAAGCGAATGCGGTCCTGCTGCACGTGATATTATGCCTACACGTAAACAGATGGGAAAAGGTGCTTCCGTTGCGCAGGCAGAAGCCTCAGCATTGATGGAGCTTGTTGAAAGATTCAGCTTTTTCAGTTTCTGGAGAAATTCCGAAAACTTTACTCTTGCAACATATAGTGAAGCCGAAGAGCTTTGGCCCGGAAAAGTTATTTCCATTGAAAAGATCCTTCAATCCGTTGACGAAGAAATGGAACCGGCTAAAGCCCGTGTTATTCTGGATTTAGTACGCTGGCATTTTCATCCGGCGCTTAATGTGCTGACCGGAGAGACTGAATATGTTCCTCTGGACTGGTTTAAAATATTAAATGAATTTAATGGGTCTTCGGCTGGAAATACCCCGGAAGAATCTGTCCTTCAAGGTGGCAGCGAGCTTGTTGAAAGGCATGTTTGCGCGGTTATTGATCGTGACAGGGGTGAAGTTCCATGTATCGATCCTGCCTCATGTGGTGATGCTGTTCTGGCAAAGCTTTGCAAGTGTTTTGAAGACAACGGAATTAAATATATCATAAACGACTTTTCTCTAGGAATGCCGCTGCCCACGGTTGCTGTCACTGCTTGGGATCCGTCAACTTTTCCCGGAATGAGTGAGATTGTTTTCACAGCGGGAACATCTTCCTGTCCGTCAAAGGCTGCAATCAGAGCTTTTACTGAGGTCGCCCAGCTTGCCGGGGACTTTGAAACAGGGCGAGTCTATGAAGCTTCAGGGCTTCCTAAATTTACTGATCTGGAACAGGCTGAATGGCTTGCCAGAGGCTGTCGTGTCGCTTTAGACAGTCTTCCGTCCGTAAAGCATGCTGACATCTACGAAGAACTGATGCAGTTTGCTGCAGGGCTGAATGAGCGTGGGTATACTCTGTACACAGTTGATACCACTCATCCTGACTTAGGTGTGTCTGCGAACTATAATTTTGTTCCCGGTTTCCATTTCAGGGAACGCACTCCGTATGCAAGTCTTGGGCTTTTTGTGGGCCGTATTCTGTCCGAAAAAGTCGCTATAGATCTTGCGGGTGCCGGTCTGGATGTTATTTCAGATATTTATGAAGATGATTATTTCATTCCTTTCTTTGAAGGGATGCTGGCTCTTCGCGGTGGTGATACATCAAGAGCAGCTGATATGTTTATGCTGGCGACCGAGGTTCAACCTGCCAATGAAGAGAAGGCTCTGTCGGCGTTTTATACTGCCTATGCCATGTCTTTAGAAGAAAGATGGTCCGAGGTGCTCCCTTATCTTGATCGGGCTGTTGAGCTTGATGCTGAGGCTAAAGAGTACTTCAATCTTCGTGGAGTTGCATATTTTAAAGCCGGAGAATATTCACTTGCAGCTGAAGATTTTAAATCAGCTTTGGCTATCGATAGCGGTTCGGCTTCTGACCTAGCCAATTTGGGGTTATGTCATAAGTTTATGGGGGATACCGAAGAAGCTATTGAATATTTAAGAACAGCTCTTGAGCTTGAACCAGGGCTTGAGTATGCTAAAACACATCTTGAACAACTGCTTGAAGTTAAATAG
- the lpxC gene encoding UDP-3-O-acyl-N-acetylglucosamine deacetylase has protein sequence MLQTTIQKTVRCKGIGLHSGKQVEIVLRPAVEDTGILFSLHTGVGSSFITPNPDLVVATGLATTLGNGKDSVSTVEHLLAAVRGMGIDNIHIEVRGNELPIMDGSAGPFVYLLRQAEVMELSKARRVMAVTKAINFEQDGKYVRAYPHDGFAIDYTIDFDHPQIGRQTLSLEITPDVFVDELAKARTFGFLKEVEYLHANGLALGGSLDNAVVLDDYGILNEDGLRFVDEFVRHKILDFIGDMAVMEVPLQGRFEIFASGHALNNSFLKYLYANAEDYLEERVLEPLYDKVAQKDLSPVYPEAVPVPA, from the coding sequence ATGCTACAAACAACTATCCAAAAAACAGTAAGATGCAAAGGTATCGGACTCCACAGCGGCAAGCAGGTGGAAATCGTATTGAGGCCTGCTGTTGAAGACACCGGTATTCTTTTTTCACTTCATACCGGGGTCGGAAGTTCTTTTATTACTCCTAACCCTGATCTGGTTGTAGCAACCGGACTTGCAACGACTCTCGGAAATGGAAAAGATTCTGTTTCTACTGTAGAACATCTTCTCGCCGCTGTGCGCGGAATGGGAATTGATAATATTCATATCGAAGTCAGAGGCAATGAGTTGCCCATCATGGATGGTAGTGCGGGGCCTTTCGTATATCTTCTTCGTCAGGCTGAAGTCATGGAGCTTTCCAAAGCTCGCAGGGTTATGGCTGTTACCAAGGCTATAAATTTTGAGCAGGACGGAAAGTACGTACGGGCTTATCCTCATGACGGTTTCGCGATTGATTACACTATTGATTTTGATCATCCTCAAATTGGTAGACAGACTCTATCCCTCGAAATTACTCCTGATGTTTTTGTTGATGAACTGGCTAAAGCCAGAACCTTCGGATTCTTGAAGGAAGTTGAATATTTACATGCCAACGGACTGGCTCTCGGCGGATCGCTTGATAACGCTGTTGTGCTTGATGATTACGGCATATTGAATGAAGACGGACTTCGTTTTGTAGATGAGTTTGTACGACATAAAATTTTAGATTTTATTGGTGATATGGCTGTAATGGAAGTGCCTTTACAGGGAAGATTTGAAATATTTGCTTCCGGTCATGCACTGAATAATTCTTTCCTCAAATATCTTTACGCAAATGCGGAAGATTATCTTGAAGAACGTGTGCTTGAGCCTCTTTATGACAAGGTTGCACAGAAAGATCTTTCTCCTGTTTATCCAGAAGCCGTACCAGTTCCGGCATAG
- a CDS encoding TusE/DsrC/DsvC family sulfur relay protein, with product MANVEFMGQSFEVDEDGFLLKFEEWSPDWVDYCKEGEGIKELNEEHQKVLDFLQDYYKKNGIAPMVRILSKVTGYKLKHIYELFPSGPGKGACKMAGLPKPTGCV from the coding sequence ATGGCAAACGTAGAATTCATGGGTCAGTCCTTCGAAGTTGATGAAGACGGTTTCCTCCTCAAGTTTGAAGAATGGAGCCCTGATTGGGTTGACTATTGTAAAGAAGGCGAAGGCATCAAAGAACTGAATGAAGAACACCAGAAAGTTCTCGACTTCTTGCAGGATTACTACAAGAAGAACGGAATCGCTCCTATGGTTCGCATTCTCTCCAAAGTTACTGGTTACAAGCTGAAACACATCTATGAATTGTTCCCTTCCGGTCCAGGTAAAGGAGCATGTAAGATGGCTGGTCTGCCTAAGCCTACTGGTTGCGTATAG
- the prfA gene encoding peptide chain release factor 1 has translation MFAKLEDIERSYMDLEQELSDPEVYNNQERFRKVTRAHSDQGEVVRVFREYKQLSADLEDNKEMAKDSDPEIREMAEMEISEIKEKIPALEEELKLLLLPKDPMDEKNIILEIRAGTGGEEAALFCADVFRMYSRYSEQNGWKVEVLSSNPTGTGGFKEMIASISGPKIYSKMKYESGTHRVQRVPATESQGRIHTSAITVAIMPEAEEVDVQVRTEDVRVDVFRASGPGGQSVNTTDSAIRLTHIPSGLVVICQDEKSQHKNKAKAMKVLCSRLLQQEQDKQHAELAEVRRAQVGSGDRSERIRTYNFPQGRVTDHRINLTLYKLDSVIEGDMGELVDSLINHYQSEALKNQASD, from the coding sequence ATGTTTGCCAAGCTTGAAGATATTGAACGCTCATATATGGATTTGGAGCAGGAACTTAGCGATCCTGAAGTATATAACAATCAGGAACGGTTCAGAAAAGTGACTAGAGCTCACTCTGATCAGGGAGAGGTTGTTCGGGTTTTCAGAGAGTATAAACAACTTTCTGCCGACCTTGAAGATAACAAGGAAATGGCTAAAGATTCTGATCCTGAGATTCGTGAAATGGCCGAAATGGAAATTTCCGAGATAAAAGAAAAAATTCCTGCTCTTGAAGAAGAACTTAAATTGTTGCTTCTGCCGAAAGATCCCATGGATGAAAAGAATATCATTCTTGAAATCAGGGCTGGTACCGGCGGTGAAGAGGCCGCTCTTTTCTGTGCTGATGTTTTCCGTATGTATTCCCGTTATTCCGAGCAGAATGGCTGGAAAGTTGAAGTCTTAAGTTCCAATCCTACCGGAACCGGTGGTTTTAAGGAAATGATAGCTTCCATCAGTGGACCGAAAATTTACAGCAAGATGAAATATGAATCCGGAACCCATCGCGTTCAGCGTGTGCCTGCTACCGAATCTCAGGGGCGTATTCATACCTCAGCTATTACTGTAGCCATTATGCCTGAAGCGGAAGAGGTTGATGTTCAGGTTCGCACTGAAGATGTCCGTGTTGATGTTTTCCGCGCGTCCGGTCCCGGTGGGCAGAGTGTTAACACTACTGACTCCGCTATCCGTCTGACGCATATTCCCTCAGGGCTTGTTGTTATCTGCCAGGATGAAAAATCACAGCACAAGAATAAAGCTAAGGCTATGAAAGTTTTGTGTTCGAGATTGCTTCAACAGGAACAAGATAAGCAGCATGCAGAGTTGGCGGAAGTCCGTCGCGCACAGGTTGGGTCCGGTGACCGTTCCGAACGCATCCGTACATACAACTTCCCTCAAGGGCGTGTAACTGATCATAGAATTAACCTGACCCTCTACAAACTTGATTCAGTCATAGAAGGTGATATGGGCGAGCTTGTTGATTCGCTTATTAATCACTATCAATCAGAAGCTTTGAAAAATCAGGCTTCAGATTAG
- the rpmE gene encoding 50S ribosomal protein L31 encodes MKKDIHPKLYKATVRCHCGYESDVYSTLGEEVSTEICSNCHPFYTGKQRFIDAAGRIDRFKKKFGDFNAADKVKGN; translated from the coding sequence ATGAAAAAAGATATCCATCCTAAACTTTACAAGGCAACTGTCCGCTGTCATTGCGGATACGAGTCTGATGTTTATTCTACATTGGGTGAAGAAGTCAGTACTGAAATTTGTTCAAACTGCCATCCTTTTTACACAGGTAAACAGCGTTTCATCGATGCAGCTGGTCGTATTGACCGCTTCAAGAAAAAATTCGGTGATTTCAACGCAGCTGACAAAGTTAAAGGCAATTAG